The genomic segment CTTCTTTGGGCCGATGAACTCCAAGTTTTATTACCCATTCTAAAAGAAAAAGGTTTAACAATCTATCTTGAGACCAATGGGACTTTGCCGGATCAACTTCTTAAAGTTTTACCTTGGGTCGATATCATCAGTATGGATATAAAATTGCCGTTTAATGGACAGGCTTTCTGGGATGTTCACGAATCTTTTCTAAGATATAGCTTGCCAAAAGAAGTCTTTGTAAAAATTGTCGTTCATGAGGAAACTATCTCGAAAGATCTACAACAAGCCTGTGACCTAATTGCAAGAGTTGACCCATCGATTCTAACAATTTTACAACCTGTTACCAAAACAAAAAATATTAATGTTCCCAAGCCTTACCAACTCTTAGAGTGGCAAAACCTTTTTCTGAAGAAACTTATTAACGTTCGAGTCATTCCTCAAACACACGTTTATATTGGACAGCTTTAATATTCGTTTAACGGGGAGACTATGAGGGTAAAGGAGAAGAAGAGCAATGGGGATGGATTTAGAAAAAATCGAGAAAGCCGTTTACATGATTTTGGAGGCCATAGGGGAAGACCCTGAACGTGAAGGATTAATAGATACACCGAAGCGTGTAGCCAGAATGTATGATGAGGTATTTGCCGGGTTACATGACGATCCTAGTCGACACTTAAAAGTACAATTTTCAGAAGAGCATGAAGAGATGGTAATTGTTAAGGATATTCCTGTCTATTCCATGTGCGAACATCATCTTGTACCCTTTTACGGAAAGGCCCATATTGCTTATATCCCGCGGAAGGGGAAAATTACTGGGTTATCAAAATTTGCTCGTGTCGTTGAAGGGTTTGCACGCAGACCGCAGCTTCAGGAACGTTTGACATCGCAAATCGCCAATGCTATCATGGGCGAACTTGACCCACTCGGTGTTGTGGTTGTGATTGAGGCAGAGCATATGTGTATGACCATGAGAGGTGTTAAGAAGGCAGGTTCACAAACATTAACGTCTGCAGTTCGTGGGATCTTCAAAACTAATTCCATTACAAGATCTGAGGCTTTTTCGCTGATTCAGGGATACAAACGCTAAGAAAGAGGTAATCATGGGTAATCAACCAACAAACCCGTCCGTTCCCCAAGGAAAGATAGAACTTATTGCCACTCTAAGGTTGGGTTTAAATGGTGAACTCTACAAGATAGTTGATTTTCTTAATAAGAATTTGAAAGATCATAGACTAATGTTTGGCTTAACAAAAAAAGACGATAAGATGGTAATCTCTGTCTACGAAGTAGAGTGAGTGGGGGGAATGGAATGCATATTTTACTGACAAATGATGATGGCTATCATGCACCTGGGATTCAAACTTTACACCGAATCCTTAGATTACACACAAACCATGAAATTAG from the Desulfosporosinus sp. Sb-LF genome contains:
- a CDS encoding 7-carboxy-7-deazaguanine synthase QueE — its product is MQKIPITEIFSSIQGEGPYVGVRQIFLRIPKCNLACPYCDTETKMSQQFRIESVPGSRDFNEMENPVPLDKLLELLHTYDFSMHHSLSITGGEPLLWADELQVLLPILKEKGLTIYLETNGTLPDQLLKVLPWVDIISMDIKLPFNGQAFWDVHESFLRYSLPKEVFVKIVVHEETISKDLQQACDLIARVDPSILTILQPVTKTKNINVPKPYQLLEWQNLFLKKLINVRVIPQTHVYIGQL
- the folE gene encoding GTP cyclohydrolase I FolE encodes the protein MGMDLEKIEKAVYMILEAIGEDPEREGLIDTPKRVARMYDEVFAGLHDDPSRHLKVQFSEEHEEMVIVKDIPVYSMCEHHLVPFYGKAHIAYIPRKGKITGLSKFARVVEGFARRPQLQERLTSQIANAIMGELDPLGVVVVIEAEHMCMTMRGVKKAGSQTLTSAVRGIFKTNSITRSEAFSLIQGYKR
- a CDS encoding YpmA family protein is translated as MGNQPTNPSVPQGKIELIATLRLGLNGELYKIVDFLNKNLKDHRLMFGLTKKDDKMVISVYEVE